The Phycisphaerae bacterium sequence GCCCATTCCTGAACCTCGCGCACCAGCCAGCCGACGCGCTGGCCGGATAGCTGGCGGCGCTTGGGGAATTGCCCCTCGCGCTCCAGGCGCTCGATAGTCGCGGTGGACATGGCGACGACCTGGGCGACGGTGGGACGGTCCATGAAGATGGGGGTGATGGGGATCTTCTTGGCGGTCATGCTGCACGCTCCGTCAGTCCGGCCTTCTCGACCTCGATCTTGATGCACGTATC is a genomic window containing:
- a CDS encoding AlpA family phage regulatory protein; this translates as MTAKKIPITPIFMDRPTVAQVVAMSTATIERLEREGQFPKRRQLSGQRVGWLVREVQEWAESRPVSNLPPPPNTGASKRKEAA